From Rutidosis leptorrhynchoides isolate AG116_Rl617_1_P2 chromosome 3, CSIRO_AGI_Rlap_v1, whole genome shotgun sequence, a single genomic window includes:
- the LOC139898834 gene encoding 2,3-bisphosphoglycerate-dependent phosphoglycerate mutase 1-like: MATTMFHQAVGTLHSHGYIGNSTLPQECGNVSMRLITRGFKLEIGQLKRERYSSKKTSCGSIRASSSNGTTKDPTKKPSEAALILIRHGESLWNEKNLFTGCVDVPLTKKGVEEAIEAGKRISNIPIDMIYTSALIRAQMTAMLAMTQHRRKKVPIVMHDENEQATAWSQIFSEETKKQCIPVVTAWQLNERMYGELQGLNKQETADKYGKEQVHVWRRSYDIPPPNGESLEMCAERAVAYFKEQIEPQLQAGKNVMIAAHGNSLRSIIMYLDKLTSQEVISLELSTGIPMLYIAKDEKYIRRGSPAAPTEAGVYAYTKNLAKYRQKLDEMLH; encoded by the exons ATGGCTACAACTATGTTTCACCAAGCCGTTGGTACTTTACATTCTCATGGGTATATTGGTAATTCTACACTTCCACAAGAATGTGGAAACGTTTCTATGAGGTTGATTACAAGAGGTTTTAAACTTGAGATTGGACAATTGAAAAGAGAACGTTATTCATCTAAAAAGACAAGTTGTGGATCAATTCGAGCATCATCGTCAAATGGCACCACCAAAGATCCGACTAAAAAACCAA GTGAAGCCGCTTTGATATTGATTAGACATGGCGAGTCTCTTTGGAACGAGAAGAACTTATTCACAGGCTGCGTTGATGTGCCATTAACAAAAAAGGGTGTTGAGGAAGCCATTGAAGCTGGTAAACGTATAAGCAATATACCGATCGACATGATATATACGTCCGCTTTGATTCGTGCGCAGATGACTGCAATGCTCGCCATGACTCAACATCGTCGCAAAAAG GTGCCTATTGTGATGCATGATGAAAATGAACAAGCAACGGCTTGGAGTCAAATTTTCAGTGAAGAAACAAAAAAGCAGTGTATACCTGTTGTTACAGCTTGGCAACTTAATGAAAGAAT GTATGGTGAACTACAGGGCCTAAATAAACAGGAAACTGCTGATAAATATGGAAAAGAACAAGTTCACGTGTGGCGACGTAGTTACGATATACCTCCACCAAACGGCGAAAGTTTGGAAATGTGCGCTGAAAGAGCTGTTGCGTACTTTAAAGAGCAA ATTGAACCTCAACTTCAAGCAGGAAAGAATGTAATGATTGCGGCACATGGGAATTCGTTAAGGTCCATCATAATGTATCTCGACAAACTCACTTCTCAAGAG GTTATAAGTTTGGAACTATCAACGGGGATACCTATGCTTTACATTGCCAAAGATGAAAAATACATCAGAAGGGGAAGCCCTGCGGCCCCCACCGAGGCTGGCGTCTATGCTTATACTAAG AATTTGGCCAAGTATAGGCAGAAGCTAGATGAGATGCTTCATTGA